The Bradyrhizobium barranii subsp. barranii genome segment GAGAGAGCTTGGCGCACTGCTCGCGCATATAAGCTTCCAGATCGGCAACTAAGGGCACGCTTTGCTCCTGGCGAACAGCCCTTCGGTGGTCGGCGCTTTGACCATTGATCGAGCGCTCGATTGCGAAGAGGGCGTCGATACGGCGCACGATCTCGATCGCAATCGGCGAGAGCGCTATCTCCTTCTTGCCAGCAGCCTTACGTCGCGCGTTTTCCTCAAGATCCGCCATGGCGAAGAACGGGCGCCGGGCATGGACCCAACAGGCCGCTTCCATGATAGGCCCAGGACTTCGCTGGGGCTCATAGAGTTTGGTGTATCCGCCGAAGGCGTCGGCCTGCAGGATGCCGCTATAGATGGTCAGATGCGCCTGCGGATGCTCGCCCCTTCGATCGCGCGAGTAATAGAACATTGCCGCCGGCGGATCCGAGCCGCCGAAGGGGCGGTCGTCCTTCACATAGACCCAGCATCGAGCGACATCGCACTTGCCCAAGGCCAACACGGGCACGGTGGTGTCGTCGCCGTGGAGGCGTTCGGCTGCCATGACGTGGGCTGCCAACAGGCGCGACAGCGGCTCCAATACGGTGCAGCAAGCCCCAACGGCATCGGCTGCGGTCGACAGACTGATCGGCACCCCCTCCAGCGCGTACCGCTCGGTCTGCCGGTTCAGCGGCTGATGCTGGCCGAACTTCTCATAAAGGAGCATGGCCAGCAGGCTCGGCCCCGCCCATCCTCGCGGAATCACATGGAATGGCGCCGGTGCCGGACTGATTTTCTCGCAGTCCCGGCAGGTGAACTTTTCCCGCACCGTCTCGACCACTTTCCACTGGCGCGGTACTGATTCCAGGGTCCGGGTCACATCCTCACCAAGCTTGCGCAAGCGATGGCCGCCGCAGCATTCACACGCCGTTGGCGAAGCGATCACCACGCGCTCGCGGGGAAGATGATCAGGGAAGGTATTGCGTTCGGGACGCGCGCGCCTAAATCCGCGCACAGTCGTCGTCCCGGCGACAGCTCTCTCGGCCGCAAGCTCGTCTTCGGTGGCGTTACTCTGGATCCGCGATGATTCCGATCCCTACGGGAGTTCGGGTGTGGCTGGCGACGGGCCACACCGACATGCGCAATTATGCGGAGCCTACGATTATGCGGAGTGCGCGGCCGTTCGATCCGAGATCCGCTCCGTTATCAACAGTTTAGTTCCCAGTGCCCTCTTCCTCGCTCCGCATAATCTGGGGCCTCCCTTCTGTCTTGATGGCAACGAAAGGGAGACAAGGCATGGCCAAGTCGAGTGAGAATCACTGCCATGGGCAGCGCTGCATGGTCGCAGGCGATCTCGCCCCGCTGGTGACGGAGTTCGCACGACACCTGACGGTGTTGGGGCATTCGGTCCTGTGGCCGTTGTACGGCCTTGGCGATTGAGGATGCCGGCGATCTTTTGGCTAGTAGCTCTGCTGAGCCACTCTTTCGTTGTCGCACAACATCTGTTTTTGCGACGCAAACAAGTGGGGTTCTTGACTTTCAATAATGTCGGCCGGCATGCGGGACGTCTTCTGACGCCCGCACACGGCTTTCGGCCAGTTCAATCGCGTGGATTAACTTCGAGTAGTCCTCAAAACTCAAAGTGCGCTTATCAGCACTGGCTTTGAGGGAAGCGATTAGCCTAGCGTGAATGAAGGATGCCCCGATATCCCGCGCCGCAGCTTCATCCTTCTCATGATCCCCTACATAGAGCACGCGGCTCACCGGTACACCGGACAGATTCGCAATTTTTCGAATTAGAAAAATCTTGTCGTTCTTAATGTGCCCCTTGAGCTCTCTGTCCTGATATTCGTTTCTCCCGACGATAATGCCGACGTGTGGGATGCCCGCTAGTTTGAGCGCCGATTCAATTCGTTCCTCATCAGTGAGGGATGCTACGGCAATGGAGTACCCTCGTCCGCGGATCTCTTGAAATGCTTCTTTAACTCCAGGAAACACCTTCGAGTTCACGTAGTCTTCCAATTCCGGTTTACTCATCTGCGGCGGAAACAACGCCTCTCTTCTAAAGGTGGATCGCTTCTTATCCAAAAAGTCTTCGATTTCTGAAGGGGCGCTTCGCAGAACGTTCTTTAGTATGTCTGACGCATGCGGGACGCTATCGACGATTCCCTTCAATAGGGAGAATCTCGCTTCTGTACTTGCCTCAAAGCTGCGTCGAAACTCGAGAGCGAGATACTCAGCCCATTGTGGTTCTCTCAGCAGCTGTTCGATGCCAAATATCCAGGCTTTGATCTTAGCCTCATAGGTATCAATTATGGTATCGTCGAAATCGAAGGCGATTGTATGAATGAGGCCAGGGCCCCAGTAGTAGTCAAACCAGTTTTCGACAATGCTTAGTAGCCTGTTGTGTTCGTGGTTCGGCGATTTGTGCGATTGAAGCGACTTTGACCAGGTAACAGCCGCGGTACGAATGGGTTGGAATCGATCTTGGCCTTGAATGGGTTGGGGCTTGAGCGTCCACTCATAGGCCGAAAAGAGTGCCCGCTTGGAGCCATCTGCGAGCCTGACAATTGTGCCGCGCAAGGTTTGTAGAGCAGAATAATAGCGCACTTCGATTTTTAGCCACGGATATTTTTGGATCAGACTGTTGGCGTGCTCCTCAGCGAAAATTATCTGGGCTCTTCGTCTAGGCGACTCCGCCCCCTTATCCCTAAGGAGGATCTGAATTTCGACCCGTCTATCAATGCCCGCCGCTTCTCGGCCAGCAGCAAACCGATCGATTGGTGCGACAATTGATCTTCCTGTATGTCCAAGTATTTTTATTTTTATAACGCCGCTATCCTCGAACGAGTTCAGAAAGTCGACGACATCGGTTGTCATTTCTCTCCTCCCCTCTCCAGGGTTTAAGATAACACAGCCACAACCAAAAGGCGATATCAAAAGAATGCCCCCATTTAGACAATGGGGGCAGTAAGAACACGATACGCTCGTATGCTTTACCTTTCTGGCGGCCTGCTGCTTTCGGGCGTTACATCACTCGGCAGCAACAGTATGTCTTGGCCGCTTGTTAAAGGGAAATTCCCCAATAACAAATAAAAGCCCTTCTCGCCCTGTCGCGGGAGCGCCACTCCGACCTTAAGCCACTCGTCATCTACGCCCGGCCGCTTCAAGAGCACATAGCACTGGTGAGCTTCTACAATGGGGTAGTTTGCATTCATCGGACCCTCTCAAAGAACAAGTTGCGTTGATTCCTGCCAACTAGCGTAAGCAGGTGCCAATCGACGAATTAACTGGCACCTGCCCGCGCTGATCGAACTGTCAGGAGACGCAATGAGAGTGAACAAGGCAAAACGCACGGCGCAGGCAAGACCTGGACCGCACCTTCAATGCCAAACGGCAATTAACTGCTCGTATTATATACTGGAAACGACAGCTGAGCAATTTGACACCAAACTTCAGCTGATCCTCGGCGCGACCCCGATGATGGGCATCGCCTTGCTAACTGTTGGAGCTAGTACCCACTTTTCTTAGATCGTGAGTCGTGATTCAAGGTCGGGATGATACCCGAAGCAAGAGAAGTCCACCTTTCGAGGAAAGATCGCAAGGTGCTTGAGGCGTGTTGTCGCTCACCGGTGACGTTTCAGCGCGATTTGAAGCGGGCGCGGATAGTTCTGTTGGCGGCGGATGGGCGCGGTACCCGGTCGATCGCCAAGGAAGTCGGGGTCCAGCCGCGGATTGTCAGCCTTTGGCGGCATCGCTATGCCGACCATGGCATTAAAGGGCTACAAGACAAGCCGCGGCCGGGCAAGCAGCCGATCTATACGAAGACGACCGACAAGCGGATTCTGAAGCTGTTGGACAAGCCGCCGCCGCACGGGTTTGCGCGCTGGACCGGTCCTCTGCTGGCCGGGGCGCTGGACGATGTTGACGTCCAATATGTCTGGCGGTTCCTGCGCGCCACAAGATTGACCTCGCATCTCGAAAGTCCTGGTGCGAGAGCAACGACCCGAACTTTACGGCCAAAGCCGCCGATGTCGTTGGCCTTTACGTCGCCCCGCCAGCGAAGGCTATTGTGCTCTGCGTGGACGAGAAGCCTTCGATCCAGGCTTTGGAGCGAGCGCAAGGTTATCTGAAGTTGCCCAATGGCCGCGCCTTGACGGGCCAGAGCCACGATTACAAGCGGCATGGCACCACAACATTGTTTGCGGCGCTCGAAGTCGCCACCGGAAAGATCATCGCAACGCATTCAAAACGCCGTCGCCGCGTCGAGTTTCTCGATTTCATGGACAGCCTCACCGCGGCCTTTCCGAACCGCCAGCTTCACGTCATCCTCGACAACCTCAACACCCACAAGAAGAACGAGGACTGGCTTAAGGCCCACCCCAACGTGCAATTTCATTTCACGCCGACAAGTGCGTCCTGGCTGAATCAGGTCGAGGTATGGTTTTCGATCCTGCAGGGGCAGTCGCTTAGCGGCATCTCCTTTACAAGCCTCAAGCAGCTTCAGGAACACATCGACGCCTACGTCAACGCGTACAACGACAAAGCCGAGCCCTTCGTCTGGACCAAAAAAAGGTCCGTCAACGTCGCTTCAAAGGCCGCCGTATCACTCAGCTCTGATTCCGGGTACTAGATCGCCAAAGGCTAGGCCGTCATGGTTAAGAGATTCTTAACGCGCGAGCAAACCGATCTTCCGGCTGCGCGCGGGCGGGAGCAGTCTTCATTCCCCCGAACGCCTCTCCTTTAGCTAACGCGGGATGGGCGAGTATCATGCGGAGTCAATATGGTTTCTGATCACCCGCGTTCACGCAAGAAAAAACCCTCGTAATGAAGCGAGGGTGTGGACAAAAAGATCGTCCGAGTAAATCCGCACTGGCTGGGCTCTACGGCATTAGGCCGCAAGTCGGGCCTACCAAGATTCCCCGCAACGGGCGACCAACCCGCTAGGTGCTTCTTCCGTTGTGTCATGAAGGGAGACGGATAAGGTCCGTGCCCCGCGCGTTGACGCGGCACCCCTCTCTTGGTCGGCGTCGGTTACCTCAAGAAACGTCGGCTCGATGCCGCCGTCGATCTCGGGGCTCAGTACTCCGCCGCAAGCATGAGCGTGAGCACGCGCGTCGTACGTTCCGGATCACTAGGATCTTCAGAACCGTTCACCAGATCCTTGTCGTAGTAGTCGATCTTCCAAAAGAACTTGCGCCCCACCAGGTTGAAGCTCCCGAAATCGTGCTCGTCATGCGGGTCGTTGTCCGCCGAGAATTCCGAGAACTTCGTCACTTGAACGAGCGCCTCGGCTTTCACACAGTCGGGCAGTTCGTAAACGCCTGATGTCATCATGACCCTGCCGCCGTGGAATGTGCGGCGAAAGGCGTCGTTGAGTTCGCGAATGCGGTTCTTACTCATGGCCGGACCTCTTTAGATGAGTCCGGCGAGCACAAGCGCCGATGTGACGGTGTTGCCGCCACACGCCTCGCAGAACCCCTGTTCCTGGTCGGGTTCCATCTCGACCGTGTAGTCGCATCCCTCCGTCATGCAGATGGCGGGACACACACTGTCCGTAAGAGCTGCCAATAGAAGAAGATCGTCGAGGCTTTCAAAGCCCTTGAGATCGCAGAGCTTCATCAGCTTTACCGCCTTATTGGAAAGAACAAATGCCGACATGTCTTTCTCCTCGCTACGGGCATCCGAACCATTCGGGTGCTCGATTGCGAGGAGATGCGGAAAGATCAAACTCTTGAATTATGTTCGCTCATGACAGGAAATTCTTGGAGCCGCGCGATTGTGCCGGTGTGGCACCAGACAAACGACGGATGCGTTTGGCACCGTCTCCCGCCTAGCGGGCTCCCAAGCCATGCGCGACGATGTTTGCAACCTATGTCGATAGATAATGTTACGCATTTTGCACGCGTTGATTTTCGTCACGATGAACGTGTCGTTGGGATCAAAAACGAAGATCGCCTTTCGCACATCTACATAATCGGAAAAACCGGGACCGGGAAATCGACGGTGCTAGAGACGATGGCGCTGCAAGACCTCGAACACGGCCGTGGCCTTGCTCTCATTGATCCGCACGGCGATCTGGTCGAGCGCATTAACGCGCATGTGCCAGCGAAGCGCCGAAACGATGTTCTCTATCTGAATGTCCCCGATCCCACTCAGCCCTTCGGCTACAATCCCCTCCGCCATGTTAGAGAGGGCTATATTGCGCTTGCCTCATCGGGGATGATGGAGGTGTTCAAGAAGATGTGGCCGGATGCCTGGGGCGTGCGCATGGAGCACATCCTCCGCAATGTCCTCATGGCACTCCTGGAGCAGCCCAACGCGACAATGAATGATGTCCTTCGCGTCCTGACCGAACGATCGTTTCGACAACAGATCGCCCATACGCTGAAAAATGAAACGGTACGCACTTTCTTATTGAAAGAATTCGATCGCTTTTCATTCGGCTATCGGACTGACGGCACGGCCCCCATTCAAAATAAAGTTGGGGCCTTCCTTTC includes the following:
- a CDS encoding type IV secretory system conjugative DNA transfer family protein, whose protein sequence is MSIDNVTHFARVDFRHDERVVGIKNEDRLSHIYIIGKTGTGKSTVLETMALQDLEHGRGLALIDPHGDLVERINAHVPAKRRNDVLYLNVPDPTQPFGYNPLRHVREGYIALASSGMMEVFKKMWPDAWGVRMEHILRNVLMALLEQPNATMNDVLRVLTERSFRQQIAHTLKNETVRTFLLKEFDRFSFGYRTDGTAPIQNKVGAFLSDPLLNRLLTAPEHDLHIRQIMDQGKVLLVNLAKGQLGEDSASLLGGLLVTTIGLAALTRAEVPPSERRDFFVYVDEFQTFTTLALANMFAELRKYGVGFTVAHQYLHQLEPDVRHAILGNAGSIISFRIGAEDTPYLVREFHQRFEEMDLLQLPNYHIYLKLMIDGMPSNPFSAVTLDPETAQ
- a CDS encoding HAD family hydrolase, whose amino-acid sequence is MTTDVVDFLNSFEDSGVIKIKILGHTGRSIVAPIDRFAAGREAAGIDRRVEIQILLRDKGAESPRRRAQIIFAEEHANSLIQKYPWLKIEVRYYSALQTLRGTIVRLADGSKRALFSAYEWTLKPQPIQGQDRFQPIRTAAVTWSKSLQSHKSPNHEHNRLLSIVENWFDYYWGPGLIHTIAFDFDDTIIDTYEAKIKAWIFGIEQLLREPQWAEYLALEFRRSFEASTEARFSLLKGIVDSVPHASDILKNVLRSAPSEIEDFLDKKRSTFRREALFPPQMSKPELEDYVNSKVFPGVKEAFQEIRGRGYSIAVASLTDEERIESALKLAGIPHVGIIVGRNEYQDRELKGHIKNDKIFLIRKIANLSGVPVSRVLYVGDHEKDEAAARDIGASFIHARLIASLKASADKRTLSFEDYSKLIHAIELAESRVRASEDVPHAGRHY
- a CDS encoding DUF3768 domain-containing protein, whose amino-acid sequence is MSKNRIRELNDAFRRTFHGGRVMMTSGVYELPDCVKAEALVQVTKFSEFSADNDPHDEHDFGSFNLVGRKFFWKIDYYDKDLVNGSEDPSDPERTTRVLTLMLAAEY